One Vigna unguiculata cultivar IT97K-499-35 chromosome 7, ASM411807v1, whole genome shotgun sequence genomic region harbors:
- the LOC114190736 gene encoding uncharacterized protein LOC114190736 — MSLRRFLGFSDGEVMRSDAKPCSRLMRHTAGICSVGGALGFWILCRLHYGPRITNPRSLRWAACGAVTVSSSTALLVRLFSPECEPQNIAAYDNKK; from the exons ATGTCGCTGAGGCGTTTCTTAGGCTTTTCTGATGGTGAGGTCATGAGGTCTGACGCAAAACCTTGTTCTCGGCTAATGAGGCACACGGCTGGAATCTGTAGTGTTGGGGGAGCATTAGGATTTTGGATCCTTTGTCGACTGCATTATG GTCCTCGAATTACAAATCCTAGGAGCCTTCGTTGGGCAGCATGTGGAGCTGTAACTGTAAGCTCAAGCACGGCTTTACTGGTTCGTTTATTTAGTCCTGAATGTGAGCCCCAGAATATAGCTGCTTACGACAATAAAAAGTAA
- the LOC114191563 gene encoding aspartic proteinase-like isoform X1: MQKLKGKRFSLKMGNTYLLFTFCLWALTCSLLPSFSSGLMRIGLKKRDLDLDSIRTARMVREKLGLGRPVLGAYDQYVGKPTDEGIVPLKNYLDAQYYGEIGIGTPPQKFNVIFDTGSSNLWVPSSKCYFSLACYTHKWYKPKKSKTYIKNGTSCKITYGSGSISGFFSKDNVKVGDIVVKKQDFIEATREGSLSFLLAKFDGLLGLGFQEISVESAVPLWYNMVQQNLVSEQVFSFWLNGDPNAKEGGELVFGGVDPKHFKGNHTYVPVTRKGYWQIEMGDFFIGGVSTGVCEGGCAAIVDSGTSLLAGPTAVVTEINHAIGAEGVLSVECKEVVSEYGEMLWDLLISGVRPDDVCSQVGLCFAKKGQSESNGIEMVTEKEQRKLSAKDTALCAPCQMLVIWIQNQLKQQKTKDTVFNYVNQLCESLPSPNGESVVNCNGISGLPNITFTVGDKPFTLTPEQYILKTGEGIAEVCLSGFIAFDIPPPRGPLWILGDVFMRVYHTVFDYGNLRVGFAKAA, encoded by the exons ATGCAGAAGTTAAAGGGAAAAAG ATTCTCTTTGAAGATGGGGAACACGTATTTGTTGTTCACCTTTTGTTTGTGGGCTTTGACATGCTCACTTCTTCCTTCTTTCTCGAGTGGACTTATGAGAATTGGTTTGAAGAAGAGAGATCTAGATCTTGATAGTATCAGAACAGCTAGAATGGTACGAGAAAAACTAGGATTAGGCAGACCTGTGTTGGGTGCATATGATCAGTATGTTGGCAAACCAACCGATGAGGGCATAGTACCTTTGAAGAATTATTTGGATGCACAATATTATGGAGAGATTGGAATTGGCACACCTCCGCAGaaatttaatgtcatatttGATACTGGTAGTTCCAACCTATGGGTTCCATCATCAAAGTGCTATTTTTCT CTTGCCTGCTATACCCATAAATGGTACAAGCCAAAGAAGTCCAAAACATATATCAAAAATG GAACTTCGTGTAAAATAACCTATGGATCTGGATCAATATCTGGTTTTTTCAGTAAAGATAATGTTAAAGTTGGTGATATTGTTGTCAAGAAACAG GATTTCATTGAGGCAACTCGAGAAGGAAGTCTTTCCTTTCTGTTAGCGAAGTTTGATGGATTACTCGGGCTTGGGTTTCAGGAGATCTCTGTTGAAAGTGCTGTGCCATTATG GTACAATATGGTGCAGCAAAATCTTGTAAGTGAGCAGGTGTTCTCTTTTTGGCTCAATGGCGATCCAAATGCGAAAGAGGGCGGAGAACTAGTTTTTGGAGGTGTTGATCCAAAACACTTCAAGGGAAATCACACTTATGTCCCAGTCACTAGAAAAGGCTACTGGCAG aTTGAAATGGGAGACTTTTTCATTGGAGGTGTCTCGACAG GTGTCTGTGAGGGTGGCTGTGCTGCTATTGTGGATTCAGGAACATCTTTGCTTGCTGGTCCAACT GCTGTTGTAACTGAAATCAATCATGCAATTGGAGCTGAAGGAGTTCTAAGCGTAGAATGTAAGGAAGTTGTTTCTGAATATGGAGAAATGTTATGGGATCTCTTGATATCTGGG GTACGACCTGATGATGTGTGCTCACAGGTTGGTTTATGTTTTGCCAAAAAAGGTCAATCAGAGAG CAATGGAATTGAGATGGTGACTGAAAAGGAACAGAGAAAGTTGTCAGCTAAAGATACTGCTTTGTGTGCTCCCTGTCAAATGCTTGTGATTTGGATTCAGAATCAACTAAAACAACAGAAGACAAAGGACACAGTTTTCAACTATGTGAATCAG CTGTGCGAGAGCTTGCCAAGTCCAAATGGAGAGTCAGTAGTTAACTGTAATGGCATTTCTGGATTACCAAACATCACATTTACTGTTGGAGACAAACCTTTCACCCTCACTCCTGAGCAG TATATTCTGAAAACTGGAGAAGGCATTGCAGAAGTTTGCCTTAGTGGGTTTATTGCTTTTGACATTCCTCCTCCACGGGGTCCTCTTTG GATTCTTGGGGATGTTTTCATGAGGGTGTATCACACTGTCTTTGACTATGGCAATCTCAGAGTTGGTTTCGCCAAAGCTGCATAA
- the LOC114191325 gene encoding agamous-like MADS-box protein AGL80 yields MARKKLKLAFISDEMTRKSTYKRRKKGMMKKVNELATLCGISVCAIICNPLDSETEVWPNPEVANKVMERFKNACVVNKCRNVNHESFMMQRIVKAQNELKMQRQDNYEKEMTLSMFQFMLGQNLPNITVQEIKEIHKIIDKNIREIENKLAALNSQSF; encoded by the coding sequence ATGGCTAGGAAGAAGTTGAAACTTGCATTTATCTCTGATGAGATGACGAGGAAAAGTACATACAAGAGAAGGAAAAAGGGTATGATGAAGAAAGTGAATGAACTTGCCACCCTCTGCGGGATCTCAGTTTGTGCTATAATTTGTAATCCTTTGGATTCTGAGACAGAAGTTTGGCCAAATCCAGAAGTAGCGAACAAGGTGATGGAGAGGTTTAAGAATGCTTGTGTGGTGAACAAATGCAGGAATGTGAACCACGAAAGCTTCATGATGCAAAGGATCGTCAAAGCCCAAAATGAATTGAAGATGCAACGTCAAGACAACTATGAGAAGGAGATGACCTTGTCCATGTTTCAGTTCATGCTAGGTCAAAACCTGCCAAATATTACCGTTCAAGAAATCAAAGAAATCCAcaaaattattgacaaaaatataAGAGAGATTGAGAATAAGTTGGCTGCACTCAACTCTCAGTCTTTTTGA
- the LOC114191563 gene encoding aspartic proteinase-like isoform X2 produces the protein MGNTYLLFTFCLWALTCSLLPSFSSGLMRIGLKKRDLDLDSIRTARMVREKLGLGRPVLGAYDQYVGKPTDEGIVPLKNYLDAQYYGEIGIGTPPQKFNVIFDTGSSNLWVPSSKCYFSLACYTHKWYKPKKSKTYIKNGTSCKITYGSGSISGFFSKDNVKVGDIVVKKQDFIEATREGSLSFLLAKFDGLLGLGFQEISVESAVPLWYNMVQQNLVSEQVFSFWLNGDPNAKEGGELVFGGVDPKHFKGNHTYVPVTRKGYWQIEMGDFFIGGVSTGVCEGGCAAIVDSGTSLLAGPTAVVTEINHAIGAEGVLSVECKEVVSEYGEMLWDLLISGVRPDDVCSQVGLCFAKKGQSESNGIEMVTEKEQRKLSAKDTALCAPCQMLVIWIQNQLKQQKTKDTVFNYVNQLCESLPSPNGESVVNCNGISGLPNITFTVGDKPFTLTPEQYILKTGEGIAEVCLSGFIAFDIPPPRGPLWILGDVFMRVYHTVFDYGNLRVGFAKAA, from the exons ATGGGGAACACGTATTTGTTGTTCACCTTTTGTTTGTGGGCTTTGACATGCTCACTTCTTCCTTCTTTCTCGAGTGGACTTATGAGAATTGGTTTGAAGAAGAGAGATCTAGATCTTGATAGTATCAGAACAGCTAGAATGGTACGAGAAAAACTAGGATTAGGCAGACCTGTGTTGGGTGCATATGATCAGTATGTTGGCAAACCAACCGATGAGGGCATAGTACCTTTGAAGAATTATTTGGATGCACAATATTATGGAGAGATTGGAATTGGCACACCTCCGCAGaaatttaatgtcatatttGATACTGGTAGTTCCAACCTATGGGTTCCATCATCAAAGTGCTATTTTTCT CTTGCCTGCTATACCCATAAATGGTACAAGCCAAAGAAGTCCAAAACATATATCAAAAATG GAACTTCGTGTAAAATAACCTATGGATCTGGATCAATATCTGGTTTTTTCAGTAAAGATAATGTTAAAGTTGGTGATATTGTTGTCAAGAAACAG GATTTCATTGAGGCAACTCGAGAAGGAAGTCTTTCCTTTCTGTTAGCGAAGTTTGATGGATTACTCGGGCTTGGGTTTCAGGAGATCTCTGTTGAAAGTGCTGTGCCATTATG GTACAATATGGTGCAGCAAAATCTTGTAAGTGAGCAGGTGTTCTCTTTTTGGCTCAATGGCGATCCAAATGCGAAAGAGGGCGGAGAACTAGTTTTTGGAGGTGTTGATCCAAAACACTTCAAGGGAAATCACACTTATGTCCCAGTCACTAGAAAAGGCTACTGGCAG aTTGAAATGGGAGACTTTTTCATTGGAGGTGTCTCGACAG GTGTCTGTGAGGGTGGCTGTGCTGCTATTGTGGATTCAGGAACATCTTTGCTTGCTGGTCCAACT GCTGTTGTAACTGAAATCAATCATGCAATTGGAGCTGAAGGAGTTCTAAGCGTAGAATGTAAGGAAGTTGTTTCTGAATATGGAGAAATGTTATGGGATCTCTTGATATCTGGG GTACGACCTGATGATGTGTGCTCACAGGTTGGTTTATGTTTTGCCAAAAAAGGTCAATCAGAGAG CAATGGAATTGAGATGGTGACTGAAAAGGAACAGAGAAAGTTGTCAGCTAAAGATACTGCTTTGTGTGCTCCCTGTCAAATGCTTGTGATTTGGATTCAGAATCAACTAAAACAACAGAAGACAAAGGACACAGTTTTCAACTATGTGAATCAG CTGTGCGAGAGCTTGCCAAGTCCAAATGGAGAGTCAGTAGTTAACTGTAATGGCATTTCTGGATTACCAAACATCACATTTACTGTTGGAGACAAACCTTTCACCCTCACTCCTGAGCAG TATATTCTGAAAACTGGAGAAGGCATTGCAGAAGTTTGCCTTAGTGGGTTTATTGCTTTTGACATTCCTCCTCCACGGGGTCCTCTTTG GATTCTTGGGGATGTTTTCATGAGGGTGTATCACACTGTCTTTGACTATGGCAATCTCAGAGTTGGTTTCGCCAAAGCTGCATAA